The genomic interval TAGGAAACACCATGCAAACCGTCCTGGGAGCAACCGGCCAGATTGCCATGGAGCTGGCCCGCGAACTGCACCGAACCCATACGCAAGACATCCGGCTCGTCAGCCGCAAGCCCCTCAAGGTCAATGACTCCGACACCTTGGCGCCGGCCGACCTTCTGGATGCCGAACAAGCGGCCAAAGCGGTGAAGGGCAGCAGCATCGTCTACTTCACCGCCGGCCTGCCGCCGGACACGCAAGTGTGGGAAACACAGTTCCCCGTGATGCTGCAAAACGCACTCGACGCGACCCGTGCGGCCGGTGCGAAGTTCGTGTACTTCGACAACACCTACATGTACCCGCAGGATGCGCGCGTGCTGACCGAAGACGCTCCGTTCGAGCCGTTCGGCCGCAAAGGCCGGGTGCGCGCGCAGATGGCGTCCATGGTCCTTCGGGAAATGCAGCGAGGCGACATCCCCGTCGTCATCGGCCGCGCCCCGGAGTTCTATGGGCCGGGCAAGACCCAGAGCTTCACCAACGCCCTGATCCTCGACAACCTCAAGGCCGGCAAGACGCCCCGCGTGCCCGTGCGGGACGATACCCGGCGCACGCTGATCTGGACGCCGGACGCCAGCCGTGCCCTGGCCGCGCTGGGGAACACGCCGGACACCTACGGCCAGACCTGGCACCTGCCCTGCGACGACGACCGCCTGACCTACAAGCAATTCGTGGCGCTGGCGTCCGGCATCGTCGGCAGGGAACCGACCTACAAAGTGCTCGGCAAATGGACGCTGACCGCCGTCGGCCTGATCGCCAAGCCAGTGCGCGAACTGCGCGAGCTGCTGCCGCGGTACGAACACGACAACCTGTTCGATTCCTCGAAGTTCAAGCGGCGTTTCCCGGAGTTCAGGGTCACGACCTACCGTGAGGGGCTGAGTCAGGTGCTTGCAGGTTCGGGGCGCCGCTAGACGCCGCGCCCCGCTCTGAGCGGGTTGGCGGGTGCCCCGACACCGGGGCACCCGCGCTTGACCCTCCCTCAAAACACACCGCAACGCCCCGCCTCATCTCCTCCTTGCAAAACCCCGGCGACCGTCTAGTTTTGTGTTAGTTCCCACTAAATAACATCAAAACACCATCACCCAGCCAGGAGGCGCCCTCCCCCAGAAAACCATCAGCACACTGCCTTTAGTCACTGAAACGGATCTCAGTCAAAACGAATCAAGAGGGATGCTTGATGAAGCGCAGTCTTTTGCACCGTGTGCGTTCGGCACGCGGGCCTGCTGATCATTTCTGGGTGTCGTTGTTTTGCTTCTCCGGTCTTGTGATCGCCAGCTTCCTGTTGTTCGAGCAGCAGATCCACGACGTCGTCGCCCAACTCGACCTGTACCTGCCCCGCACACCCGCCCAGCACATCAACCTGGCGCTGCTGCTGATCGCACTGCTGGCCCTGGACGTGGTGCTGCCGGTGCCGTCGAGCATGGTGGCGCTGTTGGCGGTGGCCGCGCTGGGCGGTATCGGCGGGTATCTGGTGATCTTCATCGGCCTGTGCCTGGGGGCCTGGCTGGGATATGCGTTGGGCGCCGGGTATTTCCGGGTGCTGTCGGGCCGTCTCGGGTTGCATCAGCGCAAGCCGGGGCAACTGGCCTACCGGTTGGGCACGCTGTCGTTGATCTGCCTGCGCGGCGTGCCGGTGCTGGCGGAAACCTCGGTGGTGGCCGCCGGCATGCAGCGCTATCCGCTGCGCGCGTTCGTGCTGGTGACCACCCTGGCCAATGCCGGCCTGGCGCTGGCCTACAGCGCCATCGGCACCCTGCTCGTCGAACAGAACGCGCTGCTGGTGACCCTCCTCGCCAGCATGGTGCTGCCGGGGCTGTTCCTCGCCGGGCACAGCCTGTTCAAGAGCCTGCGCAGGCCAGCGCTGGAGCGTCCGCTGCAAGGCCGCTTCGACGTGAGCTACGACTACCCGGTGCTGTTCACCGATCATCTGTTCGACCCGCTCAACCCCTGTCTGCACCAACAGCTCAGCGCCGGGCAACGGGAACCGGTGACGGTGCTGGCGTTCGCCGACGAACAGCTGCTGAAATCCTCCCCGCAGCTGTCGGGACAGATCGAAGCCTGGTTCGCCGCCCACGCCGGCGACCTGCGCCTGAAGGCGCCGCCCATCGCCGTGCCCGCCGGTGAACTGAGCAAGACGGCCGAGGTGCTGCAGCAGCTGTACGCCGACATGCTGGAACACGGGCTGGACCGGCACTGCTATGTCCTGGCCCTGGGCGGCGGCGCCGTGCTGGACTCGGTGGGCTACGCCTGCGCGACCTTCCACCGGGGCATCCGACTGATCCGCATCCCCAGCACGGTGCTGGCCCAGAACGACGCCGGCATCGGGGTGAAGAACGGCATCAACGCCTTCGGCCAGAAGAACCTGCTCGGCGCGTTCTACCCCGCCACCGCCGTGATCAACGACTTTCAGTTGCTGACCAGCCTCAGCCGCCGCGACCAGATCGCCGGACTGGCCGAAGCGGTCAAGGTGGCGCTGATCAAGGACGACGCGTTTTTCCAATGGATGGAGCAACAGGCCGACGCCCTCGCCCGTTTCGATCATCCGGCCAGCCGCTACGCCATCCGCCGCTGCGCCGAGCTGCACCTGGGGCACATCACCGGCGCCGGCGACCCCTTCGAACGCGGCAACGGCCGGCCACTGGACTACGGCCACTGGGCCGCGCACCGGCTGGAGAACCTCAGCCGTCACCGCCTGCGCCACGGCGAGGCGGTCGCGGTGGGCATGGCCCTGGACGGGCTCTACGCCAATGCCCTGGGGCTGTTGAGCGATGCCGAGACCGAACGTGTGCTGAATCTGCTGACCCGGCTCGGCTTCAACCTGTGTCCGCCGGAACTGGCGCTGAAAGATGCCCAGGGCCGTTCCCAGGTGCTGCTCGGGCTGGAGGAGTTCCGCCAGCATTTGGGCGGGCAGCTTTCCATCCCGCTGCTCAACCGCATCGGCGCATCCATCGACCTGCATGAGATCGATGACCGGCTGATGGAGCAGGCGCTGGCCCGGCTGTCCTCCCGCAGTGCGGCGGCACCCGCCTTGAACGAGGGCTGCGCGCAATGAGCCAGATGTCGGGCCTCAAGACCTGGATGACCCTCGGCCGGATCTCCAACCTGCCGACGGTGTGGACCAACACCCTGGCCGCCGCGCTGTTGGCCAGCAGTGCCGGCGCCCTGGCGCCGCCGTCGTCGTTGGTGTGGGTCCTGCTGCTGGTCACGCTCTCGCTGCTGTACCTGGCCGGCATGCTGCTGAACGACCTGCTG from Pseudomonas ekonensis carries:
- a CDS encoding 3-dehydroquinate synthase, coding for MKRSLLHRVRSARGPADHFWVSLFCFSGLVIASFLLFEQQIHDVVAQLDLYLPRTPAQHINLALLLIALLALDVVLPVPSSMVALLAVAALGGIGGYLVIFIGLCLGAWLGYALGAGYFRVLSGRLGLHQRKPGQLAYRLGTLSLICLRGVPVLAETSVVAAGMQRYPLRAFVLVTTLANAGLALAYSAIGTLLVEQNALLVTLLASMVLPGLFLAGHSLFKSLRRPALERPLQGRFDVSYDYPVLFTDHLFDPLNPCLHQQLSAGQREPVTVLAFADEQLLKSSPQLSGQIEAWFAAHAGDLRLKAPPIAVPAGELSKTAEVLQQLYADMLEHGLDRHCYVLALGGGAVLDSVGYACATFHRGIRLIRIPSTVLAQNDAGIGVKNGINAFGQKNLLGAFYPATAVINDFQLLTSLSRRDQIAGLAEAVKVALIKDDAFFQWMEQQADALARFDHPASRYAIRRCAELHLGHITGAGDPFERGNGRPLDYGHWAAHRLENLSRHRLRHGEAVAVGMALDGLYANALGLLSDAETERVLNLLTRLGFNLCPPELALKDAQGRSQVLLGLEEFRQHLGGQLSIPLLNRIGASIDLHEIDDRLMEQALARLSSRSAAAPALNEGCAQ
- a CDS encoding NAD-dependent epimerase/dehydratase family protein — encoded protein: MQTVLGATGQIAMELARELHRTHTQDIRLVSRKPLKVNDSDTLAPADLLDAEQAAKAVKGSSIVYFTAGLPPDTQVWETQFPVMLQNALDATRAAGAKFVYFDNTYMYPQDARVLTEDAPFEPFGRKGRVRAQMASMVLREMQRGDIPVVIGRAPEFYGPGKTQSFTNALILDNLKAGKTPRVPVRDDTRRTLIWTPDASRALAALGNTPDTYGQTWHLPCDDDRLTYKQFVALASGIVGREPTYKVLGKWTLTAVGLIAKPVRELRELLPRYEHDNLFDSSKFKRRFPEFRVTTYREGLSQVLAGSGRR